One region of Solanum pennellii chromosome 6, SPENNV200 genomic DNA includes:
- the LOC107021046 gene encoding GDSL esterase/lipase CPRD49-like: MVGPQRPQFVLFGSSIVQISYSNGGWGAILSDIYARKADILLRGYYGWNSRRAIQVLDQVFPKDTTVQPTLVIVYFGGNDSMGPHSSGLGPHVPLPEYIENMRKIATHLKSLSENIRIIFLSCPPVDEARIRENTSAYFSELVRTNELCRQYSEACIELCKEMNLKVVDLWTALQKREDWLTACFTDGIHLAEEGSKIVVEEILKVLKEAEWTPSLHWKSMATEFPEDSPCDLVLADGKTTINPSDWTYHRQIQWD; this comes from the exons ATGGTTGGACCACAGAGGCCGCAGTTCGTTCTCTTTGGATCCTCTATTGTTCAGATCAGTTACAGCAATGGCGGTTGGGGTGCTATTCTCTCCGACATTTATGCCCGCAAA GCGGACATATTATTGCGAGGTTACTATGGTTGGAACTCAAGACGTGCTATACAGGTCCTTGATCAAGTGTTTCCAAAG GACACAACTGTTCAGCCTACATTGGTGATTGTTTACTTTGGTGGTAATGATTCAATGGGACCTCATTCATCTGGATTGGGTCCTCATGTACCTCTTCCAGAGTACATTGAGAACATGAGAAAAATTGCAACTCATCTCAAG AGCCTCTCAGAGAATATTCGCATAATTTTTCTCAGTTGTCCACCTGTTGACGAGGCCAGAATTCGTGAAAATACAAG TGCATATTTCAGTGAGTTGGTTCGAACAAATGAATTGTGTCGACAGTATTCTGAGGCCTGTATAGAGCTATGCAAAGAGATGAATCTGAAGGTTGTTGATCTTTGGACAGCACTTCAGAAAAGAGAAGATTGGTTGACTGCTTGTTTCAC GGATGGGATTCACTTAGCGGAGGAGGGGAGTAAAATAGTTGTTGAAGAGATCCTCAAGGTGTTGAAGGAAGCCGAGTGGACACCTAGTTTACACTGGAAATCAATGGCAACAGAATTTCCTGAAGATTCTCCTTGTGATTTGGTTTTAGCAGATGGTAAAACCACAATAAACCCATCTGACTGGACTTACCATCGACAAATTCAATGGGATTAG